AAGGCATTGATCGTGCGAATTGTCGCCTGCTTACTATGTGGATTTATAGCAGGGTTGATAATAAACATATTCTACAGGGAAGAATCATTTTTTAATTTCAGCGGTTTTTCTGAAATGAAAAGCAATGATACAGATCTCAACATTCTACTACGTTTCCTCAAAAATTTTGGAAGAAATGTGAAAGCAACCGGTCTGTACTTTCTTCTGGGAATTTTATTGTCTGCACTGTTTCAGAGATATGTACCAGCAGATGCATTTGCTGATCTATTCGGCAGTAACAAAGGATTCGGTGTACTGATGGCAGCCACCATAGGTGTTCCGCTTTATATGTGCGGAGGAGGAACGATACCGCTTTTGCGTCAGTGGATTTTTGACGGTATGAGTATGGGATCTGCAGCCGCTTTCATGATTACCGGGCCAGCCACGAAAATAACCAATTTGGGTGCAGTAAAAATTGTATTGGGTACCCGACGGTTTGTGCTGTATTTATCATATATTATAATTTTTGCACTTTTAATTGGATTCTTATTAAACGTTTGAATTCACTCCCTTTTAGTAAACTGAAAAAAGAGGTTATGACCACCTTGTTGGAGGCATGTAAAATACCCCGCAGATTTTATACCGATTTGCTGGGTATTGCCATGGGAGGATTAAAAATCAGTGGTCAACTTTTATGTTAATTTACAGGCCGCTAAAGAAACATTCAAACTTTGAATGATGGAGAATGAGGTTTTTTCACTACAGGCAAGAGGCGTTGAATGCGTATTAAGAAAAAATACTTTTCCTTGAAATGCTTAATAGTATTGGAACAACCAACAAGGCCATGGTTCCAAATATAATGTAAAATACAGAAGAGTTATCTAAAATTAAGCCTCCCAATGCACTTCCTAACACAATACCAAAGTTAAATGTACTGGACTGTAGAGAGGTTGCCACATCTTTTCCGGTTTCTACTTGTTTTGTTACCGCAGCTTGGAATATGGTAACAAGTGCTCCAAAAGAAACACCCCATAATAAAAAGGCAATATGAGAAATAAACATCATTCCTTGAAAGACTATAAATAAAAGCATTGTCCCTAAAGCT
This genomic stretch from Ruminiclostridium cellulolyticum H10 harbors:
- a CDS encoding permease, which codes for MIDILHREFIYLSYYFSVQLEQIFTYWLLGMIIGSAVSVFGKARIHRLFSGLQNKRLGILGIFLACCLGIASPLCMYGTIPIAASFSEKGMRDDWLAAFMMSSILLNPQLIIYSAALGTKALIVRIVACLLCGFIAGLIINIFYREESFFNFSGFSEMKSNDTDLNILLRFLKNFGRNVKATGLYFLLGILLSALFQRYVPADAFADLFGSNKGFGVLMAATIGVPLYMCGGGTIPLLRQWIFDGMSMGSAAAFMITGPATKITNLGAVKIVLGTRRFVLYLSYIIIFALLIGFLLNV